In Mastomys coucha isolate ucsf_1 unplaced genomic scaffold, UCSF_Mcou_1 pScaffold5, whole genome shotgun sequence, one genomic interval encodes:
- the LOC116077856 gene encoding putative 60S ribosomal protein L37a, whose protein sequence is MAKRTKKVRIVGKYGTRYGASLRKMVKKIEISQHTKYTCSFCGKTKMNRRAVGIWHCGSCMKTVAGGAWTYNTTFAVTVKSAIRRLKELKDQ, encoded by the coding sequence ATGGCTAAGCGCACCAAGAAGGTCAGGATCGTCGGGAAATACGGGACCCGTTATGGTGCCTCCCTCCGGAAAATGgtgaagaaaattgaaatcagTCAGCACACCAAGTACACTTGCTCCTTCTGTGGCAAGACCAAGATGAACAGACGAGCTGTTGGCATCTGGCACTGTGGTTCCTGCATGAAAACGGTGGCCGGTGGGGCCTGGACCTACAACACCACCTTTGCAGTCACAGTGAAGTCTGCCATCAGGaggctgaaggaactgaaagaccAGTAG